A stretch of the uncultured Cohaesibacter sp. genome encodes the following:
- the rph gene encoding ribonuclease PH, which produces MRPSKRTPDQKREVTITRNVSKHAEGSCLIKFGDTHVLCTASLEERIPPWLRGQNRGWVTAEYGMLPRATGDRMRREAQAGKQSGRTQEIQRLIGRSLRAIVDLEALGERQITVDCDVIQADGGTRTASITGAWVALRDCIEWMRARNMVAKDATILKDQVAAISCGIYHGTPVLDLDYLEDSDAETDANFVMTGKGGIVEIQGTAEGEPFSEEELMALMGLAKKGIGELLTLQIADEA; this is translated from the coding sequence ATGCGCCCGTCCAAACGTACCCCAGACCAGAAGCGCGAGGTGACGATCACGCGCAATGTCTCCAAACATGCGGAAGGCTCCTGCCTGATCAAGTTTGGCGATACCCATGTGCTCTGCACCGCCAGTCTTGAGGAGCGTATCCCGCCTTGGCTGCGTGGTCAGAACCGCGGCTGGGTAACAGCCGAATATGGCATGCTGCCCCGCGCCACTGGCGATCGCATGCGCCGCGAAGCGCAGGCTGGCAAGCAGTCTGGCCGGACACAGGAAATCCAGCGCCTGATCGGCCGGTCCTTGCGCGCCATCGTCGATCTTGAAGCCCTCGGCGAACGCCAGATCACCGTTGACTGCGATGTCATTCAAGCCGATGGCGGCACTCGCACAGCCTCGATCACCGGCGCATGGGTTGCCTTGCGTGATTGCATCGAGTGGATGCGCGCCCGCAACATGGTTGCCAAGGACGCCACCATTCTGAAAGATCAGGTCGCAGCCATTTCCTGCGGCATCTATCATGGCACTCCGGTACTCGATCTTGATTATCTTGAAGATTCAGACGCCGAAACCGACGCAAACTTTGTCATGACCGGCAAGGGCGGCATCGTTGAAATCCAGGGCACTGCAGAAGGCGAGCCATTCTCGGAAGAGGAATTGATGGCCCTGATGGGTCTGGCCAAAAAAGGCATTGGCGAATTGCTGACCCTTCAGATTGCCGACGAAGCCTAA
- the grpE gene encoding nucleotide exchange factor GrpE → MSEEKQHSEAVEDPLAEAPVEENAADQPYLNPLEAAELRIAELEKDHSEMKDQLLRTVAEMENLRRRTEKEVRDAKQFSVTSFARDMLSVADNLRRGQEAISEEDRVSADGALKALLDGTAMTEREMLKTLEKHGVKKLNPEGEKFDPNYHQAMFEVPNPDVPNNSVVQVVQAGYVIGTRVLRPAMVGVAKGGPKFPAPAANEEGGEGTSGEGLDKSV, encoded by the coding sequence ATGTCTGAAGAAAAGCAACATTCTGAAGCTGTCGAGGATCCGCTTGCCGAAGCTCCGGTTGAAGAGAATGCAGCTGACCAGCCCTATCTCAATCCGCTTGAAGCAGCGGAGTTGCGGATTGCCGAGTTGGAAAAAGACCATTCCGAGATGAAGGATCAGCTTCTGCGTACGGTCGCTGAAATGGAAAATCTGCGCCGCCGCACGGAAAAAGAAGTGCGCGATGCCAAGCAATTCTCCGTTACCAGCTTTGCGCGGGATATGCTGTCAGTTGCAGACAATCTACGCCGCGGGCAGGAAGCCATTTCCGAAGAAGATCGCGTTTCTGCCGATGGGGCCCTCAAAGCTCTGCTCGACGGCACCGCGATGACCGAACGGGAAATGCTCAAGACGCTGGAAAAACATGGCGTCAAGAAGCTGAACCCGGAAGGGGAAAAGTTCGACCCGAATTATCATCAGGCGATGTTTGAAGTCCCGAACCCGGATGTCCCGAACAATTCGGTCGTTCAGGTGGTGCAAGCCGGTTACGTAATCGGCACCCGCGTGCTGCGACCGGCGATGGTTGGGGTGGCAAAGGGTGGCCCGAAATTCCCGGCCCCTGCCGCAAATGAAGAAGGCGGCGAAGGGACCTCGGGTGAGGGCCTCGACAAGAGCGTCTGA
- a CDS encoding YraN family protein translates to MAGQARERHKKESYDRGLRAERWAGLIMRAKGYQILANRYKAQGGEIDLVCRQGDLLVFLEVKYRASLDDALWSITPRNQQRIVAAASHYIANQPDESIMTYRFDVMAFAKGAGAKPVWQHLEAAFDAF, encoded by the coding sequence ATGGCCGGGCAGGCGCGGGAGCGGCACAAAAAGGAAAGCTATGATCGGGGTCTGCGCGCCGAACGCTGGGCCGGTCTGATCATGCGGGCCAAGGGTTATCAGATCCTCGCCAACCGCTACAAGGCTCAAGGCGGCGAGATCGATCTCGTTTGTCGCCAAGGCGATCTGCTGGTCTTTCTCGAAGTCAAATATCGCGCCAGCCTTGACGATGCCCTCTGGTCGATCACCCCGCGCAACCAGCAGCGCATTGTTGCCGCTGCCTCCCATTATATTGCCAATCAACCTGATGAGAGTATCATGACCTACCGTTTTGATGTCATGGCCTTTGCCAAGGGAGCGGGTGCCAAGCCCGTTTGGCAGCATCTGGAAGCTGCCTTCGATGCCTTTTGA
- a CDS encoding penicillin-binding protein activator produces MRFNRHSHPTPQAKHGKLRRLITRGMIFGLGAALAACQPVSLSGPGFGNQSNFDGPVTVAQPTGEVLGTGSVRVALLTPQSAGGAFGQTGLALRNAAAMALEDYSTNDLQIIVKDVGTGSNAATEQAGRALAEGAQLVIGPLRSSAVKKAGLVLKPAGVPMIAFSTDTGAAAQGVYLINFSPENDVERIMSYAAMQGKRSVAAMLPSTPYGNVVEAALRQYAARFGVRVVTIEKYKAGTKPDPFSLQKAAEEIAGVKSQIDSLFIPEGSAVVNAVQLLAGQGVRDRDVTFLGSSQWDAPQISSEPMLKGGWYPAPPRTLRNLDGRTIGFESFASRYATKFGQQPPRVASLAYDSVILAAALVAQAGERKFAAETLTDPQGFIGFGDGFFRFRRDGTSQRSLAIMEITGRSGAKIIDNAPMSAAGLPK; encoded by the coding sequence ATGCGTTTTAATCGACATTCTCACCCCACCCCTCAAGCAAAGCATGGCAAATTGCGCCGGTTGATAACCCGAGGCATGATTTTCGGGTTGGGTGCAGCGCTGGCTGCTTGTCAACCGGTGAGTCTTTCCGGTCCGGGCTTTGGCAACCAGAGTAATTTTGATGGTCCGGTGACCGTTGCCCAACCAACGGGCGAAGTGCTTGGCACAGGCTCCGTGCGTGTTGCTCTGCTGACGCCGCAATCGGCTGGCGGTGCCTTCGGCCAAACGGGGCTGGCCCTTCGCAATGCGGCCGCCATGGCGCTTGAAGATTACAGCACCAACGATCTGCAGATCATCGTCAAGGATGTTGGCACCGGATCGAACGCAGCCACCGAGCAGGCTGGCCGAGCTCTGGCAGAAGGGGCGCAATTGGTGATTGGCCCGCTGCGTTCAAGCGCGGTGAAGAAGGCAGGGCTGGTTCTCAAGCCCGCGGGCGTGCCGATGATTGCTTTTAGCACCGACACCGGTGCTGCAGCCCAAGGCGTTTACTTGATCAACTTCTCGCCTGAAAACGACGTTGAGCGGATCATGTCCTATGCAGCCATGCAGGGCAAACGCAGTGTGGCGGCGATGCTGCCAAGCACACCTTATGGCAATGTGGTCGAAGCAGCACTTCGGCAATATGCAGCCCGTTTCGGCGTGCGCGTCGTCACCATCGAGAAATATAAAGCCGGGACCAAACCCGATCCCTTCAGCCTGCAAAAGGCAGCAGAAGAGATTGCTGGCGTGAAAAGCCAGATCGACAGCCTGTTCATTCCCGAGGGCAGCGCCGTTGTCAATGCGGTGCAGCTGTTGGCCGGTCAAGGGGTCCGTGATCGCGACGTGACCTTCCTTGGTTCGAGCCAATGGGATGCGCCCCAAATTTCCTCCGAACCGATGCTCAAGGGCGGCTGGTATCCGGCACCGCCGCGCACCTTGCGCAATCTGGATGGCCGGACCATCGGCTTTGAGAGTTTTGCATCGCGCTACGCCACCAAGTTTGGCCAGCAGCCACCACGCGTTGCTTCGCTTGCCTATGACAGCGTGATCCTTGCTGCCGCTCTGGTCGCACAGGCCGGCGAACGGAAGTTTGCAGCCGAAACCCTCACCGACCCGCAAGGGTTCATCGGCTTTGGCGACGGCTTCTTCCGATTCCGTCGCGACGGGACCTCACAGCGCAGTCTGGCAATCATGGAAATTACCGGCCGGTCCGGTGCCAAGATCATCGACAATGCCCCAATGTCGGCAGCCGGTTTGCCGAAGTAA
- the rdgB gene encoding RdgB/HAM1 family non-canonical purine NTP pyrophosphatase, which produces MSNQLSIDTPLVVASHNKGKIREIRELLAHYGLSIKTATELDLEEPEETGTTFEANAELKALAAAKATGLPALADDSGFAVDALDGDPGIYSARWAGPDKDFALAMRNVEEKLQAKGATGDKDRTGRFIAVLCLAWPDGETRFFRGEVEGQVIWPPRGEKGFGYDPMFIPEGHEITFGEMTSDQKHGWKPGGERGLSHRSRAFKLFADACLEPFLK; this is translated from the coding sequence ATGAGCAATCAGCTGAGCATTGACACGCCGCTTGTGGTGGCGAGCCACAATAAAGGCAAGATCCGCGAAATTCGGGAATTGCTGGCCCATTATGGTCTCAGCATCAAGACCGCAACCGAACTGGACCTTGAAGAGCCCGAAGAGACCGGGACCACCTTTGAGGCCAATGCGGAACTGAAGGCTTTGGCCGCGGCCAAGGCAACGGGCCTGCCAGCTCTGGCTGATGATTCCGGCTTTGCCGTGGATGCGCTCGATGGTGATCCGGGCATCTATTCGGCGCGTTGGGCTGGTCCGGACAAGGATTTTGCTCTGGCCATGCGCAATGTTGAAGAAAAGCTGCAAGCCAAGGGTGCAACCGGAGACAAGGATCGAACGGGCCGCTTCATTGCGGTCCTGTGTCTGGCTTGGCCCGATGGCGAAACCCGGTTTTTCCGCGGCGAGGTGGAAGGGCAGGTTATCTGGCCACCGCGTGGTGAGAAGGGCTTTGGCTATGATCCGATGTTCATCCCCGAAGGCCACGAAATCACCTTTGGTGAAATGACCTCGGACCAGAAACATGGCTGGAAGCCGGGTGGTGAGCGCGGCCTGTCCCATCGCTCCCGCGCCTTCAAGCTGTTTGCCGATGCGTGCCTTGAGCCATTTCTCAAATAG
- a CDS encoding SH3 domain-containing protein — protein sequence MAKVIDRKAGLAAFALSLVALHLPLDRAEARYRGSDTVCVTGVSPGDVLNVRTQPTNRSERIGFFEADDCHMNVEAVEGNWTYVRGSSRGRNLQGWVNNEYLRPAATAQQPRQPVQGNRGPFPLEAETGGGIVRSGPGTQYRRVTSLPEFTPIMVTGSTGVMFNGYPWFTIQYRGNRSGYMWGGIICSTRTPFQGTFDTCANYRASLQPQAKPRRQTPQVRRNTVNYSCNEGIPLRVTFFDDNRESYALYSHDSGPKIRVTQVRSGSGMRYTDGFHELSGKGGEISLIEGGQLIDRCFSN from the coding sequence ATGGCTAAAGTAATTGATAGAAAGGCCGGACTGGCGGCATTTGCCCTCAGTCTCGTCGCACTCCATCTCCCCTTGGACCGCGCCGAAGCCCGCTATCGGGGGTCGGATACGGTCTGCGTGACCGGTGTCTCTCCGGGTGATGTTCTCAATGTAAGAACCCAACCGACCAATCGCAGTGAGCGGATTGGCTTTTTTGAAGCCGATGATTGCCACATGAACGTGGAAGCAGTCGAAGGCAATTGGACCTATGTGCGCGGCTCCTCGCGCGGGCGCAATCTGCAAGGGTGGGTCAATAACGAGTATTTGCGGCCTGCTGCCACGGCCCAACAACCTCGTCAACCCGTGCAGGGCAACAGGGGCCCGTTTCCTCTGGAGGCCGAAACCGGCGGTGGCATTGTGCGAAGCGGCCCAGGCACGCAATATCGCCGCGTGACATCCCTGCCTGAATTCACCCCCATCATGGTGACCGGTTCCACCGGAGTGATGTTCAACGGCTATCCCTGGTTTACCATCCAATATCGTGGCAATCGAAGCGGTTACATGTGGGGGGGTATCATCTGTTCGACCCGCACGCCGTTCCAAGGCACCTTTGACACCTGCGCCAATTACCGTGCCAGCCTGCAACCGCAGGCAAAGCCAAGAAGGCAGACGCCGCAAGTGCGACGGAACACGGTCAATTATTCCTGCAATGAAGGCATCCCACTGCGTGTGACCTTCTTTGACGACAATAGAGAATCCTATGCACTCTATAGCCACGACAGTGGGCCGAAAATTCGGGTCACACAGGTGCGGTCCGGTTCGGGGATGCGCTATACCGACGGCTTTCACGAATTGAGTGGCAAAGGCGGCGAAATTTCTCTGATCGAAGGTGGCCAATTGATCGACCGCTGCTTCTCCAACTGA
- the hemW gene encoding radical SAM family heme chaperone HemW: MTESTAILENVTSPDTPGFGLYLHWPFCMAKCPYCDFNSHVRHQPVDQNRFADAMITEMRHYADRQRASGKRQPLTSIFFGGGTPSLMKPQTVAALLDAAAGFWTMTDDIEVTLEANPTSVEADHFKGYASAGVNRVSLGVQSLYDDQLRFLGRLHSADEAKAAIKLAQAHFPRMSFDLIYARPHQTPDLWAKELREAIALSADHLSLYQLTIEQDTPFFKLYRNGKFELPDEDTSVALYEMTHEELERHGMPAYEISNHARPGSESRHNLTYWRYGDYVGVGAGAHGRLSLSNGRIATANERHPESWLKRLEAEGTGALREEVLDLEAQSDEFLIMGLRVKEGIDTARYERLAGKPLDPKKLAMLVEGGFLEQTGPTRIRATRQGFLMLNSLVAELAC, encoded by the coding sequence ATGACTGAGAGTACCGCCATCCTGGAGAATGTTACGAGCCCGGATACTCCCGGTTTCGGTCTCTATCTTCATTGGCCCTTCTGTATGGCCAAATGCCCCTATTGCGATTTTAACAGTCATGTGCGCCACCAGCCGGTTGATCAAAACCGTTTCGCTGACGCAATGATTACTGAAATGCGCCATTATGCTGACCGCCAGCGCGCATCGGGCAAACGGCAGCCACTGACCTCGATCTTCTTTGGCGGCGGCACCCCGTCGCTGATGAAACCACAAACCGTTGCAGCCCTGCTTGATGCCGCCGCCGGTTTCTGGACCATGACAGACGATATCGAAGTGACCCTTGAGGCCAACCCGACCTCTGTTGAAGCGGATCATTTCAAGGGCTATGCCAGCGCGGGCGTTAACCGCGTCTCGCTCGGGGTGCAGTCGCTCTATGATGATCAACTGCGCTTTCTGGGCCGCTTGCACAGCGCGGACGAAGCCAAAGCCGCGATCAAGCTGGCGCAGGCCCATTTCCCGCGTATGTCCTTTGACCTCATTTATGCCCGGCCGCACCAGACCCCAGATCTCTGGGCCAAGGAACTGCGCGAGGCCATAGCCCTGTCGGCAGATCATCTCTCGCTTTATCAGCTGACCATCGAGCAGGACACCCCTTTCTTCAAGCTCTACCGCAATGGCAAGTTCGAGCTGCCGGACGAAGACACCTCGGTGGCTTTGTATGAAATGACCCATGAAGAGCTGGAACGCCACGGCATGCCAGCCTATGAAATTTCCAACCACGCCCGCCCGGGCAGCGAATCCCGCCACAATCTGACCTATTGGCGCTATGGTGATTATGTTGGCGTGGGGGCAGGGGCGCACGGACGGCTGAGCCTGTCCAATGGGCGTATCGCCACCGCCAATGAGCGCCACCCGGAGAGTTGGCTGAAACGGCTCGAGGCCGAAGGCACCGGAGCGCTTCGCGAAGAAGTCCTCGATCTTGAAGCCCAGAGCGACGAATTCCTGATCATGGGCCTGCGCGTCAAGGAAGGCATCGACACCGCTCGCTACGAACGCCTTGCGGGGAAACCGCTCGACCCCAAAAAGCTCGCCATGTTGGTGGAAGGTGGCTTTCTTGAGCAAACCGGCCCCACCCGCATCCGCGCCACCCGTCAAGGCTTCCTGATGCTCAATAGCTTGGTGGCTGAACTGGCCTGCTGA
- the rsmI gene encoding 16S rRNA (cytidine(1402)-2'-O)-methyltransferase produces MTGNKDSDVHSLGSPDDEAAVAQDALPDENADFAADLEVGDMEDVAEETECDNVPDGEGNSYFVAGTKLRANAISAGLYIVSTPIGNLRDITIRALETLATADIVACEDTRVSRKLLTHYGIRSRLITYHEHNADRQRPYILNALAEGKVVCLISDAGTPLLSDPGYKLVGDVIEAGHGVIPIPGASAMLAALVAAGLPTDQVHFAGFLPQKAGARDRKLADLAEATGTLVFYESPRRLAPVLAAMATHLGGDRHAVVARELTKKFEEFKRGTLQELVAFYAEIDAPRGEAVVLIGPKTDQDLSEPDVEALILEGLKAGLHVKQLSADIAVKVGAKKNDIYKLAQTLKDQLSDGV; encoded by the coding sequence ATGACCGGGAACAAAGATAGCGACGTCCACTCCCTTGGATCACCCGACGACGAAGCCGCCGTCGCGCAGGATGCCTTGCCAGACGAAAACGCAGATTTTGCCGCAGACCTCGAAGTTGGCGACATGGAAGACGTGGCCGAAGAGACCGAGTGCGATAATGTGCCCGACGGTGAGGGTAATTCCTATTTCGTTGCCGGAACGAAACTTCGCGCCAATGCGATTTCAGCAGGCCTCTATATCGTCTCTACCCCGATTGGCAATCTCAGGGACATCACCATCCGGGCGCTGGAAACGCTGGCCACCGCGGACATCGTCGCTTGTGAGGACACCCGTGTCTCGCGTAAGCTGCTGACCCATTATGGCATCCGTAGCCGTCTGATCACCTACCACGAGCATAATGCTGATCGCCAGAGACCCTATATTCTCAATGCCCTGGCCGAGGGCAAGGTCGTTTGTCTGATTTCAGATGCAGGCACGCCACTGCTGTCCGATCCCGGCTACAAGCTGGTGGGTGATGTGATCGAGGCGGGGCATGGTGTCATCCCGATACCCGGCGCTTCCGCCATGCTCGCGGCGCTGGTGGCAGCAGGTTTGCCCACCGATCAAGTGCATTTTGCCGGTTTCCTGCCGCAAAAGGCCGGCGCGCGCGACCGAAAGTTGGCAGATTTGGCTGAGGCCACAGGCACCTTGGTCTTTTATGAAAGCCCGCGCCGTCTGGCGCCGGTGCTTGCAGCCATGGCAACCCATTTGGGCGGCGACCGCCACGCCGTGGTGGCGCGCGAACTGACCAAGAAATTCGAAGAATTCAAACGCGGCACCCTCCAAGAGCTGGTGGCCTTTTATGCGGAGATCGATGCCCCGCGTGGTGAAGCCGTGGTGCTGATTGGCCCCAAAACCGACCAGGACCTGTCTGAACCAGATGTCGAGGCGTTGATTCTTGAAGGTCTCAAGGCGGGGCTTCATGTCAAACAATTGTCCGCTGACATTGCCGTCAAGGTCGGGGCCAAGAAGAACGACATCTACAAACTGGCCCAGACCCTCAAGGACCAGTTGTCAGACGGGGTATAG
- a CDS encoding LysR substrate-binding domain-containing protein — protein sequence MDKHRKLPPFSAVKAFEAAARHGSFARAAQELNVTSTAISQHVKGLESWLGEALFVRRANKVALTEAGDHYLPEVTRLLDQLATLLPPKQTDASLISLSIALPSDLLEGWLLPNLQDFYQANPQVEIIPRQKSKRAGTQTMEALDFLITDRAIDGSDLLCEPLYEDAIQPVCSQQYRDLLGLQDPYNWRPVTLLHDVHCEGDWSHWAEKRASLSLDWQSGLKYPNQWLALEAAKQGRGVFMAHRQLARPALADGSLVALDATPLPTGRSMQLVRQRGHISPAAIQFRSWIITALGRG from the coding sequence ATGGACAAGCATCGCAAGCTTCCCCCCTTCAGTGCCGTCAAAGCCTTTGAAGCCGCGGCCCGTCACGGCTCCTTTGCGCGGGCGGCGCAGGAACTGAATGTGACCTCGACCGCCATCAGCCAGCATGTCAAAGGCCTTGAGTCATGGCTCGGTGAGGCGCTGTTTGTCCGGCGAGCCAACAAGGTTGCCTTGACCGAAGCCGGGGACCATTACTTGCCCGAAGTGACCCGCCTGCTCGATCAACTCGCCACCTTGCTGCCACCAAAACAAACAGACGCGTCTCTCATTTCCCTGTCTATCGCCCTGCCGTCCGACTTGCTCGAAGGCTGGCTGCTGCCAAATCTGCAAGACTTCTATCAGGCCAACCCGCAGGTCGAAATCATCCCGCGACAGAAATCCAAACGCGCTGGCACTCAAACGATGGAAGCGCTCGACTTCCTGATTACCGACCGCGCGATAGATGGCTCGGATCTTCTATGTGAGCCTCTCTATGAGGATGCAATCCAGCCGGTGTGCTCGCAACAATATCGCGATCTGCTGGGCCTTCAGGATCCATATAATTGGAGGCCGGTGACCTTGTTGCATGATGTCCATTGCGAGGGGGACTGGTCGCACTGGGCAGAGAAACGGGCGAGCCTGTCTCTGGACTGGCAGTCGGGCCTCAAATATCCCAATCAATGGCTGGCGCTCGAAGCCGCCAAGCAGGGCAGGGGGGTCTTCATGGCGCATCGGCAATTGGCTCGCCCTGCCTTGGCGGACGGCAGCCTCGTTGCGCTTGATGCGACGCCACTTCCCACAGGTCGCTCCATGCAATTGGTCCGCCAGCGCGGTCACATCAGTCCCGCTGCCATCCAGTTTCGCTCATGGATCATCACAGCCCTTGGCAGGGGCTGA
- the hrcA gene encoding heat-inducible transcriptional repressor HrcA produces the protein MIDRINSFPPYTGMDDRLKDIFRTIVESYLETGDPVGSRSISRALPISLSPASVRNVMSDLEHLGLIYAPHTSAGRLPTEMGLRFFVDAMLEFGDLSNDERRSIESQMTASPAHEAGVDNLLTKASKMLSGLSSGAGLVLTSKQDKRLKHVEFVRLETTKALVVLVDEEDRVENRLIDLPTGLPASALTEASNFLNAHIRGKTLTAAQTEIEAHRHALQAELDELTAKLVEAGLATWAGANTDQPQSLIVRGRSNLLENVTAREDLERIRHLFDDLETKKDLVQLLQLADQGDGVRIYIGSENKLFSLSGSSVIVSPYRDSEQNIVGILGVIGPTRLNYARIVPMVDYTARVLTSMLSEKP, from the coding sequence ATGATCGATCGTATCAATAGCTTTCCACCCTATACCGGGATGGATGACCGGTTGAAGGACATTTTCCGAACCATTGTCGAATCCTATCTGGAGACCGGCGATCCGGTTGGCTCGCGCAGCATTTCGCGCGCCTTGCCGATTTCCCTTTCACCGGCCTCGGTGCGCAATGTGATGTCGGATCTGGAGCATTTGGGGCTGATCTATGCACCCCATACCAGCGCCGGGCGTTTGCCGACCGAAATGGGTTTGCGTTTCTTTGTCGATGCCATGCTGGAATTTGGCGATCTGTCGAATGACGAGCGCCGCAGCATTGAAAGCCAGATGACGGCATCGCCAGCCCATGAGGCAGGTGTCGACAATCTTCTGACCAAGGCCAGCAAGATGCTCTCGGGCCTGTCGTCGGGCGCAGGGCTTGTATTGACCTCCAAGCAGGACAAACGGCTCAAGCATGTGGAATTTGTCCGGCTGGAAACAACCAAAGCGCTTGTGGTGCTGGTGGATGAGGAAGACCGTGTCGAGAACCGCTTGATTGATTTGCCTACGGGACTGCCTGCGTCGGCACTGACGGAAGCGAGCAATTTCCTCAATGCCCATATTCGCGGCAAAACGCTGACTGCGGCGCAAACGGAGATCGAAGCTCATCGCCATGCCTTGCAGGCGGAGCTGGATGAATTGACCGCCAAGCTGGTGGAAGCGGGGTTGGCCACATGGGCCGGGGCCAATACGGATCAGCCGCAAAGCCTGATCGTCCGCGGGCGGTCCAACCTATTGGAAAATGTCACGGCGCGGGAGGATCTGGAGCGGATCCGGCATCTGTTCGATGATCTGGAGACCAAGAAAGATCTGGTTCAGCTGTTGCAACTGGCTGATCAGGGGGACGGGGTGCGAATCTATATCGGGTCGGAGAATAAGCTCTTCTCCTTGTCCGGTTCGTCGGTCATCGTTTCACCCTATCGGGATAGCGAGCAGAATATTGTCGGCATTTTAGGGGTGATTGGTCCAACGCGGCTCAATTATGCGCGCATCGTGCCGATGGTAGACTATACAGCGCGCGTTCTGACAAGCATGCTGTCCGAGAAGCCCTGA